In Ectothiorhodospira sp. BSL-9, a single window of DNA contains:
- a CDS encoding ATP synthase subunit K family protein, whose protein sequence is MAPTCRNAMLQNLHTGSDQGVSGEGVSDHRLRLVRQWLRRHRQGALAAGMHGVLLAPLLAQAAESSPESMVPAWRLKDLLDVVAREDGGLLLLMEDRSTIVVDAQWVDISDDMPFVSEHWLASQGLIWVDDSAAEVVDEGALAEEPVALGDLPGVQNFVTHPDGSVSVIMEDGDFYTLMPDQVEWADGEPLVGQAGLEALGLWPEPGTAWQPDEIDPAYVALGVLGAVAGIAAVKSSSSSSRDPAPEPDLKLTAADDADTIRSRLEAAEDGTFTVDATGMDADQLNAVADRIAKVVDAGISGTLTLGTAQDATQLSALLGEALAADALVDVDAQGMEAGQRQVLADQAAKLNSVDNLSLSADDAAGDIEALLGSDAVAESSVVVNASDMGAEQLNAVADAIARVVDAGISGTLTLTQEQSAGQMQSLLARAGDQAQVQIDATGMDRDQLDTLAGELARVESLDNLALTQANSTSTLINTLLASESVAAESVTVDAASMNLGRLEALAQHLDKVEAAGITNLSLTQANSTADLISSLLSSDAVADSSVIINTMGMGSASLMAIQVRFAKVADITVADGQTLILAFDQMSPEVTIAGEGTLSLTGTLSADDLTEDALQQLAIEIATVDIRSAELADDVSQLSLPGGIRFVLSASQMAQLSEGEGFKGATDEATTLIIDLSQWVDADNLEAELAVDITLGNEPDRVIFEFGDDAPDGARLSLTEGSVINFGAGDNTIEARGGEVSLNDADLVVNEEDGGSLSRFNINSALEFSLDDFEARLNQRDDELLGSLSGSGTLRVVGESTDDTRIDLQAFGDNFQPGGLRPPTIEFTDLTTEDVDNGRLTLPKEGSPVRIQLGETLVEGFDQEAEFSPEMTVFTFGQLQELVGAIRDEWDGSDQVTTLRLGDAIHLREGLSLGGLGNVTSLETGDFYLWVNEGVSLDLPVELADAARIAGPGEAELTGARGTLTADLSAISVENLSINVEEGDRLDLAGADLGTALRLGVEDDATLVITAAQADERYIEVDAGGRLEIQVLDGSEVDFEAIQVESGSTVVATLATDTVSLDSATLLGPAAVSLETGQTLILGSQQANGRAIEGGQDTTVTLSRLSSEPLDLTGVQVETFTAQNIGTVVISPDSQLGALTLGVADGQELSLTADQADGREIQGGVVQVGALAQAAAADLSTIDSTLRLALGDDTSVAFTGSLPGTGRVRVTGQDSELDLREAQSLGEGGFSIAAGTTVVLSTVQIPGAGTLGEGHTRVTALEDALDADLTLLNSSTVTAELDSSDNPQWTGNLGSAVVVVSGTGIVSLAAEAVIADARLELGPDAALRVTADQTPDQLSRLLGEQTNPDATILADASNMDAAQRQVLADQVGNLDSLVNLSLTAEDTVETIEALLSSDAVEAGSVAFDTQGLVEAQLRLLQGLLDKIDFGQVTGPNPIALIVNETQGTGFMDLAEAIAAAEAGDVLQLQSGEYTGDVRIDKPLTLLGPNQGVSTRDAEGNPLVDVEDGVRGESEAWINGKVTIAAPDVTLDGLRLHHVDGPLTWDTAVLGGEGAGLNDFSLLNSYVTGYTGDKAPSFMGGSYNGDPVASGWNLSGNLFGGVVGGTGGALYLGGLEESAIADNVFWRPGAGHLYLSSLKDVDIEDNYFYHGLHAGGANFDGLAEFLDMDNGYGGEGGDALFFGRNFWMEIKGQNEDVRIVNNEGAFNSGGIQLYGEGDTAYRFDNFVIEGNQFSDFVNADPDGVLGAGRAQSGLNGAIAVSINEDGGHSATNLVIKDNQIVGAVDQVYSVRDIVSLVEVRGNLEDLVLEGNQLTWSGSSQAVRDQLAGLGAMSSEYDGVIQGIALSGGLSGEVNLSENLLTAWADAGEGIQQLGLDIRRDFLDGYGEFDAAVRVPEGNTFAGWDMDVVARDFEEGGLNIELGEGIGFLLTSPMGGEAFMAALMDTMESPEAEPLLVEGEDGQFHELDLSSGGGGADAMDSANQCVGGVCLWDEVVTPSEVL, encoded by the coding sequence ATGGCACCCACTTGTCGTAACGCTATGTTGCAGAATCTGCACACCGGGTCTGATCAGGGGGTATCCGGGGAGGGTGTGTCCGATCATCGCCTTCGCCTTGTGCGCCAGTGGTTGCGGCGACACCGTCAGGGTGCATTGGCGGCCGGGATGCATGGCGTGCTGCTGGCACCGTTGCTGGCCCAAGCCGCTGAGTCGTCGCCCGAGAGCATGGTGCCTGCCTGGCGGCTGAAGGACTTACTGGATGTGGTGGCCCGCGAGGATGGGGGGCTGCTGCTGCTCATGGAGGACCGCAGTACCATTGTGGTTGATGCGCAGTGGGTGGATATCTCCGATGACATGCCCTTTGTGAGCGAGCACTGGCTGGCGTCGCAGGGATTGATTTGGGTGGATGACTCGGCAGCGGAGGTTGTGGACGAGGGCGCGTTGGCAGAGGAGCCGGTGGCGTTGGGTGATCTGCCGGGGGTGCAGAATTTCGTGACTCATCCGGACGGTTCGGTGAGCGTGATCATGGAAGATGGTGATTTTTACACCCTGATGCCCGATCAGGTGGAGTGGGCGGATGGGGAGCCCCTTGTGGGTCAGGCGGGGCTGGAAGCCCTGGGCCTGTGGCCGGAGCCGGGCACCGCATGGCAACCGGATGAGATTGACCCTGCTTATGTGGCCTTGGGTGTGCTGGGCGCGGTGGCGGGTATTGCGGCGGTTAAGTCCAGTTCTTCAAGCAGCCGTGATCCGGCCCCGGAACCGGATCTGAAGCTGACCGCAGCAGACGACGCGGACACCATCAGGTCACGCCTGGAAGCGGCGGAGGATGGCACGTTCACGGTGGACGCGACCGGCATGGACGCCGATCAGTTGAACGCCGTGGCGGATCGCATTGCCAAGGTGGTGGATGCGGGCATCAGTGGCACGCTGACGTTGGGCACTGCCCAGGATGCGACGCAGCTCAGTGCCCTGCTCGGTGAGGCCCTGGCGGCGGATGCCCTGGTCGACGTGGATGCACAGGGTATGGAGGCTGGCCAGCGCCAGGTGCTGGCCGATCAGGCTGCGAAGCTGAACAGCGTGGACAACCTCTCCTTGAGTGCTGATGACGCAGCCGGAGACATTGAGGCCCTGCTGGGCAGCGACGCTGTGGCTGAAAGCTCGGTGGTGGTGAACGCCAGCGACATGGGCGCCGAACAGCTCAACGCTGTGGCGGATGCTATTGCCAGGGTGGTGGATGCGGGCATCAGTGGCACGCTGACGTTGACTCAGGAACAGTCAGCGGGTCAGATGCAGTCACTGTTGGCCCGTGCTGGTGATCAGGCGCAGGTCCAGATCGATGCCACCGGCATGGACAGGGATCAGCTGGATACCTTGGCAGGTGAGCTGGCTCGGGTGGAGAGTCTTGATAACCTGGCGCTGACCCAGGCCAATAGCACATCCACTCTGATCAATACCCTGCTGGCTAGTGAATCGGTGGCCGCTGAGAGCGTCACAGTGGATGCCGCCAGCATGAATCTTGGCCGCCTGGAAGCCTTGGCTCAGCATCTGGACAAGGTGGAAGCCGCGGGCATCACCAACCTTAGCTTGACTCAAGCCAACAGCACTGCCGATTTGATCAGCTCCTTGTTGTCCAGCGATGCCGTGGCCGACTCGAGTGTCATCATCAACACGATGGGCATGGGATCCGCGAGTTTGATGGCAATCCAGGTGCGGTTTGCCAAGGTGGCTGATATCACCGTGGCGGATGGCCAGACTCTGATCTTGGCATTCGATCAGATGTCCCCGGAAGTGACCATCGCGGGTGAGGGTACTTTGAGCCTGACCGGCACGCTCTCCGCCGATGATCTGACAGAGGATGCGCTGCAGCAGCTCGCCATCGAGATCGCCACGGTGGATATACGCTCGGCCGAGTTGGCAGATGATGTGAGCCAGCTGTCGCTGCCGGGCGGGATCAGGTTTGTGCTGAGTGCATCCCAGATGGCTCAACTCAGCGAAGGCGAAGGCTTCAAGGGCGCCACCGATGAAGCGACAACGTTGATCATTGATCTATCACAGTGGGTGGACGCGGACAATCTCGAGGCAGAACTCGCTGTTGATATCACCTTGGGCAATGAACCGGACCGTGTGATTTTCGAGTTTGGTGACGACGCCCCCGACGGTGCCCGGTTGAGCCTGACTGAAGGCAGCGTTATCAATTTTGGTGCGGGTGACAACACCATTGAGGCCCGTGGTGGGGAGGTCTCCCTGAATGATGCCGACTTGGTGGTGAATGAGGAGGACGGGGGTTCACTCAGCCGCTTTAATATCAACTCGGCCCTGGAGTTTTCTCTGGATGACTTTGAAGCCCGTCTAAACCAGCGGGATGATGAGCTTCTCGGTAGCCTGTCTGGGTCGGGCACTCTGCGCGTGGTGGGTGAGTCGACCGACGACACAAGGATCGACCTGCAGGCATTCGGTGATAATTTCCAGCCGGGTGGATTGCGTCCTCCTACCATTGAGTTCACGGATCTCACCACAGAAGATGTGGACAACGGGCGCCTTACCCTGCCCAAGGAAGGCTCACCCGTTCGGATACAGCTTGGCGAAACGCTGGTGGAAGGCTTTGATCAGGAGGCCGAGTTCAGCCCGGAGATGACGGTCTTTACCTTTGGGCAACTCCAGGAGTTGGTTGGTGCCATTCGCGACGAATGGGATGGCAGTGACCAGGTGACCACGCTGCGCCTGGGCGATGCCATCCACCTTCGCGAAGGGCTCTCCTTGGGAGGCCTGGGTAACGTGACGTCGCTGGAGACTGGTGACTTCTACCTTTGGGTGAACGAGGGTGTCAGTCTGGATCTGCCAGTTGAACTGGCTGACGCTGCCCGGATCGCAGGCCCCGGTGAGGCTGAGCTGACCGGGGCCCGAGGAACATTAACGGCTGATCTGTCGGCCATTTCTGTGGAAAACCTCTCGATCAACGTGGAGGAGGGGGATCGTCTGGATTTGGCCGGTGCCGATCTGGGTACGGCGCTGCGCCTGGGGGTTGAAGACGATGCCACTCTGGTGATCACGGCGGCCCAGGCGGATGAACGGTACATTGAGGTGGACGCGGGTGGTCGGCTGGAGATTCAGGTACTGGACGGCAGTGAAGTGGACTTTGAGGCCATTCAGGTCGAGTCCGGTTCGACGGTGGTTGCCACCCTGGCCACCGATACGGTGAGCCTCGACTCGGCCACCCTGCTGGGGCCGGCCGCTGTGTCTCTGGAGACTGGTCAGACCCTGATCCTGGGCAGCCAGCAAGCCAATGGTCGCGCGATCGAAGGAGGGCAAGATACCACCGTGACGCTGTCCCGTTTGAGCAGCGAGCCCCTGGATCTCACCGGCGTGCAGGTGGAGACGTTCACCGCCCAAAATATTGGCACAGTCGTGATTTCGCCGGACAGTCAGTTGGGTGCCCTGACTCTGGGTGTGGCTGATGGACAGGAATTGAGTCTGACCGCGGATCAGGCCGATGGGCGCGAGATCCAGGGCGGCGTGGTGCAGGTGGGGGCATTGGCACAGGCGGCTGCGGCGGACCTGTCCACGATCGATAGTACCCTGCGTCTGGCCCTGGGTGATGACACATCGGTGGCCTTCACTGGCAGTCTGCCGGGAACCGGTCGGGTGCGCGTGACGGGCCAGGACAGTGAACTGGATCTGCGCGAGGCCCAATCTCTGGGAGAGGGCGGGTTCTCCATCGCTGCCGGCACGACAGTGGTGCTCTCGACCGTCCAGATCCCAGGGGCGGGCACCCTTGGTGAGGGGCATACCCGAGTCACGGCTCTGGAAGATGCCCTGGACGCTGATCTCACCCTGTTGAATAGCAGCACGGTGACGGCTGAGCTGGATTCCAGCGATAATCCGCAGTGGACGGGCAATCTGGGTTCGGCCGTGGTTGTGGTTTCCGGAACCGGGATTGTCAGCCTGGCCGCTGAGGCGGTCATTGCCGATGCACGTCTGGAACTGGGCCCCGATGCGGCCCTGCGGGTGACTGCCGATCAAACGCCCGACCAGCTGAGCAGGCTACTGGGAGAGCAGACCAACCCGGATGCAACCATCCTTGCAGACGCTTCCAACATGGATGCCGCCCAGCGTCAGGTACTGGCGGACCAGGTGGGCAATCTCGACAGCCTGGTGAATCTGTCACTGACCGCTGAGGACACTGTGGAGACTATCGAGGCCCTGCTGAGCAGCGACGCCGTGGAGGCGGGCTCCGTGGCTTTCGACACGCAAGGTCTTGTTGAGGCTCAACTGCGCCTGCTGCAGGGCCTGTTGGACAAGATCGACTTCGGTCAAGTGACTGGCCCGAATCCTATTGCCCTGATCGTGAATGAAACTCAGGGTACCGGTTTCATGGACCTGGCCGAGGCCATTGCCGCAGCCGAGGCTGGGGACGTACTGCAACTGCAGTCGGGTGAATACACCGGCGATGTCCGCATCGACAAGCCTCTCACCCTGCTCGGTCCCAACCAGGGTGTGTCCACGCGCGATGCCGAGGGTAACCCCCTGGTGGATGTGGAGGATGGTGTTCGTGGAGAGTCGGAGGCCTGGATCAACGGCAAGGTGACCATTGCCGCGCCGGATGTCACCCTGGACGGGCTGCGTCTGCATCATGTCGATGGTCCGCTCACCTGGGATACTGCGGTGCTGGGAGGTGAAGGTGCTGGGCTGAATGACTTCAGTCTGCTCAACAGCTACGTCACTGGCTACACGGGCGATAAGGCTCCCAGCTTCATGGGGGGCAGTTATAACGGCGATCCGGTGGCCTCCGGGTGGAATCTTTCCGGGAACCTTTTCGGTGGCGTGGTGGGCGGTACGGGGGGGGCGCTCTATCTGGGCGGTCTGGAGGAATCGGCCATCGCCGACAATGTCTTCTGGCGACCGGGTGCGGGGCATCTGTATCTGTCATCCCTGAAGGACGTGGACATCGAGGATAACTATTTTTATCACGGTCTCCATGCCGGCGGCGCCAACTTTGACGGGCTGGCTGAATTTCTGGATATGGATAATGGCTACGGCGGTGAGGGCGGGGACGCCCTGTTCTTCGGTCGTAACTTCTGGATGGAGATCAAGGGTCAGAACGAGGATGTGCGCATCGTCAACAACGAGGGTGCCTTCAACAGCGGTGGTATCCAGCTCTACGGCGAAGGCGACACCGCCTACCGATTCGATAATTTCGTGATCGAGGGCAACCAGTTCAGCGACTTTGTCAACGCCGACCCCGATGGGGTCCTGGGGGCCGGGCGGGCCCAGTCGGGCCTTAACGGGGCCATTGCTGTTTCCATCAACGAGGACGGTGGGCACAGCGCGACGAATCTGGTGATCAAGGATAACCAGATCGTTGGTGCCGTCGATCAGGTTTACTCCGTTCGCGATATTGTCTCCCTGGTGGAAGTGCGTGGCAATCTTGAAGACCTGGTGCTGGAAGGCAATCAGCTCACCTGGTCCGGATCGAGCCAGGCGGTGCGGGATCAGCTGGCCGGGCTTGGCGCCATGAGTAGTGAATACGATGGTGTGATCCAGGGCATCGCCTTGTCTGGCGGTCTGTCAGGGGAGGTGAATCTGTCGGAGAACCTGCTCACTGCCTGGGCCGATGCTGGTGAGGGTATTCAGCAACTGGGTCTGGATATTCGCCGCGACTTCCTGGATGGCTACGGTGAGTTCGATGCTGCGGTCAGGGTCCCCGAAGGCAATACATTTGCTGGTTGGGATATGGATGTGGTCGCCCGCGATTTTGAGGAGGGTGGACTCAACATCGAGCTGGGTGAGGGTATCGGATTCCTTCTGACATCGCCAATGGGTGGCGAGGCCTTCATGGCGGCCTTGATGGATACCATGGAGTCTCCCGAGGCAGAACCGTTACTGGTTGAGGGCGAAGATGGGCAGTTCCACGAGCTGGATCTGTCCAGCGGCGGGGGGGGCGCCGATGCGATGGACAGCGCCAATCAGTGTGTTGGTGGTGTCTGCTTGTGGGATGAGGTGGTTACGCCATCCGAGGTGCTTTGA
- a CDS encoding polysaccharide biosynthesis/export family protein, whose translation MSMPTPDQLERSSGPEGIYQTRTGLDVKLIAITPKLTTRQSQDLTDHPMAPLPLASSAALRGDYRIAPRDELEITVWGHEELQLIDREHQPRHVVADDGTIFFPYAGRVEVGGLTARDAQQRLTKELSQVFAQPQVDVRIVRFRGRSVQVLGEVETPGKVFIADQPLTVVDAISQAGGPSDNADLRRVLLSRDDGNHTIDILASVGRAKLINSLVLEESDLVYVPDNRGSRVYVLGESARAASLPMPRAGLTLTQALAEASGLNPSTAQARSVYVLRGNTNQPKVYYLDLRRADGLLLGDRFALAERDVVYVDAAPITRWNRFINQLLPSLVILREADRGPLNLGTN comes from the coding sequence ATGTCGATGCCCACACCGGACCAGTTGGAACGCTCAAGTGGGCCCGAGGGCATTTACCAGACCCGAACCGGGCTGGACGTCAAGCTCATCGCCATCACCCCCAAGCTCACCACGCGCCAGAGTCAGGATCTGACGGATCACCCCATGGCTCCACTGCCCCTGGCGTCGTCCGCGGCGCTGCGTGGTGACTATCGCATCGCCCCGCGCGATGAGCTGGAGATCACCGTCTGGGGGCACGAGGAATTACAGCTGATCGATCGCGAACATCAGCCACGCCATGTGGTCGCCGATGATGGCACAATCTTTTTCCCCTATGCCGGGCGTGTGGAGGTGGGTGGTTTAACCGCACGGGACGCACAGCAAAGGCTCACCAAAGAGCTCTCCCAAGTCTTCGCCCAACCCCAGGTGGATGTACGAATAGTCCGCTTCCGCGGCCGTTCGGTGCAGGTGCTGGGGGAAGTGGAAACTCCGGGCAAGGTCTTTATTGCTGATCAACCCCTCACCGTGGTGGACGCCATTAGTCAAGCCGGCGGACCCTCCGATAACGCGGATCTTCGCCGCGTTCTGCTATCCCGTGATGATGGCAACCACACCATTGATATTCTGGCCAGCGTGGGGCGTGCAAAACTCATCAACAGCCTGGTGCTGGAGGAGTCGGACCTCGTTTATGTGCCGGATAACAGGGGCTCGCGTGTCTACGTGCTTGGTGAATCGGCCCGCGCCGCCAGCCTGCCCATGCCCCGTGCAGGCCTCACCCTCACCCAGGCCCTTGCCGAAGCCAGCGGTCTGAACCCATCCACGGCCCAGGCCCGCAGCGTGTACGTTCTGCGCGGCAATACAAACCAGCCCAAGGTCTACTACCTGGATCTGCGCCGGGCCGACGGTCTGCTGCTGGGCGACCGCTTTGCCCTGGCGGAACGTGATGTGGTTTACGTGGATGCAGCACCGATCACCCGCTGGAACCGCTTTATCAACCAGTTGCTGCCCTCGCTCGTCATTCTGCGCGAAGCCGACAGAGGCCCCCTCAATTTGGGCACCAACTAG
- a CDS encoding polysaccharide biosynthesis tyrosine autokinase encodes MPFQMDDSSQPQENRGAVNATAASHTNDDGDTIDLSQIGDFLLRGKWLILGGLLAGVLVGGFMSWQSLPRYESSTLLQVELKSPMFALQMDTEFVSESRGIPTEVEIMQSRMVLGRVVRELQLEVVTRPLPAPLLGRPLAAESPLVSMPGLGPWLAPYAGYKASVEVATLEFEGFWSEQAVIIENLGDQRFAVWTADGETRLGEGQVDERLILHHEDGQLSLRLHELQATPGARFQLRRRSELAAISDLRSRMSAGEQGRQTGLVRLSMSAESPQAAAQMANAIANAYQRQHVERRSEQARATLAFLEQQIPGLRQDVEQSEQSLVDFLRKEGTVDLDRDASRVLNRLVELDTRLTELSAEREELLLRLTPEHPQAQALDRQMQRLREERDRIERDVGRMPATQQELLALRRENQAATEIYVNFLNTAQELEIAQAGIVGSVRIIDPAVAENRTVGAGAQRTSLIAGILGGILGVGLAFWFHAAGRRVYEPDSLEHHTGLPVHGVVPFSPLQRRLSREARGGGKIPVLIEVSDDDAAAEAMRSLSTSLRMARQPDAQSHVILVTGPRPAVGKSFIAINLGAVLSQGGARVLVIDADIRRQSLDPYLPEDHRAVGLTEYLSGSASSDETIINLGDTQGLLHVMGAGHLRTRAFTMMSSPRFDTLMEECRGRYDYVLIDTPPALMFADAASLARRGLDTLIVLESSGHKMAEVEETVRRLRRAGGRVLGFVLNQYVPASLGAGYHGYHGYSSYRYRYRYGKHYAKRPG; translated from the coding sequence ATGCCCTTTCAAATGGATGATTCGTCACAGCCCCAGGAAAACCGGGGCGCGGTCAACGCAACGGCCGCAAGCCACACTAACGATGACGGCGATACCATCGACCTGAGCCAGATTGGGGATTTTCTGCTCCGAGGAAAGTGGCTCATCCTCGGTGGCCTCCTGGCTGGCGTCCTGGTGGGTGGTTTCATGTCGTGGCAAAGCCTGCCCCGCTACGAGTCCAGCACCTTACTGCAGGTGGAACTCAAGTCCCCCATGTTCGCGCTCCAGATGGATACGGAATTCGTATCCGAGTCCCGGGGCATCCCCACCGAGGTGGAAATCATGCAGTCGCGCATGGTGCTGGGCCGTGTGGTGCGCGAACTTCAGCTAGAGGTGGTCACCCGCCCACTCCCGGCGCCACTTCTGGGACGCCCGCTGGCTGCCGAGAGCCCACTGGTGTCAATGCCGGGCCTGGGCCCATGGCTTGCGCCCTACGCAGGTTACAAAGCCTCGGTGGAGGTGGCCACCCTCGAATTTGAAGGCTTCTGGAGTGAGCAGGCCGTGATCATTGAAAACCTCGGTGACCAGCGCTTCGCCGTATGGACGGCCGACGGCGAAACCCGGCTCGGAGAGGGTCAGGTGGATGAACGCCTGATCCTGCATCATGAGGATGGCCAACTCAGCCTGCGCCTGCATGAACTGCAGGCCACGCCGGGGGCGCGGTTTCAGTTACGACGCCGATCCGAACTGGCCGCCATCTCTGACCTGCGCAGTCGCATGAGCGCGGGAGAGCAAGGGCGCCAGACGGGCCTTGTCAGGCTCTCAATGAGCGCCGAATCTCCGCAAGCAGCGGCGCAAATGGCCAATGCCATCGCCAACGCCTATCAGCGTCAGCATGTGGAACGGCGCTCGGAGCAGGCGCGCGCCACCCTCGCCTTTCTGGAGCAGCAGATTCCCGGCCTGCGCCAGGACGTGGAACAGTCTGAACAGTCTCTGGTCGATTTCTTGCGTAAAGAGGGCACGGTGGACCTGGACCGGGATGCCTCCCGCGTGCTGAACCGGCTGGTGGAACTGGACACCCGCCTCACGGAATTGAGCGCCGAACGGGAAGAGTTGCTGTTGCGTCTCACGCCCGAGCATCCCCAGGCGCAGGCCCTGGACAGGCAGATGCAGCGCCTGCGGGAAGAACGGGACCGGATCGAACGGGATGTGGGCCGCATGCCGGCCACGCAACAGGAGCTGCTGGCCTTGCGCCGTGAAAACCAGGCGGCCACCGAAATCTACGTGAATTTCCTCAATACTGCCCAGGAACTGGAGATCGCCCAGGCGGGCATCGTCGGCTCCGTGCGCATCATTGACCCAGCCGTGGCGGAAAACCGCACGGTGGGGGCAGGTGCCCAGCGCACCAGCTTGATTGCCGGGATACTGGGCGGGATACTCGGCGTGGGCCTGGCATTCTGGTTCCATGCGGCAGGCCGCCGCGTGTACGAGCCCGACTCCCTGGAGCACCACACCGGGTTACCGGTGCACGGTGTGGTGCCCTTCAGCCCATTGCAGCGGCGGCTGAGCCGCGAGGCCCGCGGCGGCGGAAAGATCCCCGTATTGATTGAGGTCAGCGACGACGACGCGGCCGCGGAGGCCATGCGCAGTCTGAGCACCAGTCTGCGCATGGCCCGCCAGCCGGACGCTCAAAGCCACGTCATCCTGGTGACCGGCCCCAGGCCTGCCGTAGGCAAATCCTTCATTGCCATCAACCTGGGAGCCGTGCTGTCACAGGGCGGGGCGCGGGTGCTGGTGATCGATGCGGACATCCGTCGCCAATCACTGGATCCCTACCTGCCCGAAGATCACCGCGCCGTGGGTCTCACGGAGTATCTCTCCGGGAGTGCGTCCTCCGATGAAACCATCATCAACCTGGGAGACACTCAAGGACTGCTGCATGTCATGGGCGCAGGCCACCTGCGCACCCGGGCCTTCACCATGATGTCGAGTCCCCGTTTCGATACCCTGATGGAAGAATGTCGGGGGCGCTACGACTACGTGCTCATCGACACCCCCCCTGCCCTCATGTTCGCCGATGCAGCAAGCCTGGCACGGCGCGGACTGGATACACTGATCGTGCTGGAAAGCAGTGGTCACAAGATGGCCGAGGTGGAGGAAACCGTCAGGCGCCTGCGGCGAGCTGGCGGTCGTGTGCTCGGTTTCGTGCTCAATCAATACGTCCCGGCCTCCCTGGGCGCCGGTTACCACGGTTACCATGGCTATTCCAGTTATCGTTACCGGTACCGCTATGGAAAGCATTACGCCAAGCGCCCTGGGTGA
- a CDS encoding SapC family protein, which translates to MTPLVLETHGHLGWRRAAGFGFARHLALQPLALDEIRRVAQGMPVMFRRVDECWQAVAVMGPIAEVNVYVARDGRWQAPYVPAALRVYPFCLDEAEQGLALWEGAAVVPVGSEGDEALGDQVTPFFDGGAYSEPLVKTQAFLHTLARGIASVHPTLAYLEERQLLSPWQVPDIDHPQPEHALEGLYQLDERAFNALSDADWLTLRRWQSLGWLYAHLDSPHHATRFKTLARRIVWPSRHAPQEVDPADEASNLVAAMAAELDGMR; encoded by the coding sequence ATGACACCACTCGTACTGGAGACACACGGCCACCTGGGCTGGCGCCGCGCCGCCGGCTTCGGTTTCGCCCGGCACCTGGCGCTGCAGCCGCTGGCCCTGGATGAGATCCGCCGGGTCGCGCAGGGCATGCCGGTGATGTTTCGCCGAGTCGATGAGTGCTGGCAGGCGGTGGCAGTGATGGGGCCCATCGCGGAGGTGAACGTTTATGTGGCACGCGATGGCCGCTGGCAGGCGCCCTATGTGCCGGCGGCGCTGCGGGTCTATCCGTTCTGCCTCGACGAAGCGGAGCAGGGGCTGGCGCTGTGGGAGGGGGCGGCGGTGGTGCCTGTCGGCAGCGAGGGAGACGAGGCGCTGGGGGACCAGGTGACCCCTTTCTTCGACGGCGGTGCCTACAGTGAGCCCCTGGTCAAGACCCAGGCGTTTCTGCATACGCTGGCGCGGGGTATCGCGTCGGTTCACCCGACGCTGGCCTATCTCGAAGAGCGGCAGCTGCTCTCGCCCTGGCAGGTGCCGGATATCGACCACCCCCAGCCCGAGCATGCGCTCGAGGGGCTCTATCAGCTCGATGAGCGGGCGTTCAATGCGCTAAGCGATGCGGACTGGCTGACGCTACGCCGCTGGCAGTCGCTGGGCTGGCTCTATGCTCACCTGGATAGCCCTCATCATGCCACACGTTTCAAGACGCTGGCCCGGCGTATTGTGTGGCCATCCCGCCATGCGCCACAGGAGGTGGATCCCGCGGATGAAGCCAGCAACCTGGTGGCCGCCATGGCCGCGGAACTGGATGGCATGAGGTAG